Below is a genomic region from Mycobacteriales bacterium.
ACGTGCACGCTCTCGTCCACCGCGGTGGGGATGTTCTTGCCGACGTAGTCGGCCCGGATCGGCAGTTCGCGGTGACCGCGGTCGACGAGGACAGCGAGCTGCACCGCACGGGGCCGGCCGAGTTCGCCGAGCGCGTCGAGCGCGGCCCGCACGGTCCGGCCGGAGAAGAGCACGTCGTCGACGAGGACCACCAGCGTGCCGTCGACCCCGCCGGCCGGCTCGGCGGTCGGCTCCAGCGGCCGGACGCCGCGCAGCCGGAGGTCGTCGCGGTAGAGGGTGACGTCGAGCGAGCCGACCGGGACCTCGATCCCGGTGAAGGCCCGGATGCGGGCCGCGAGCCGGCGGGCGAGCGGTGCGCCGCGGGTCGGGATGCCGACCAGGGCGGTGTCCTGCGCGCCGCTGGTCTTCTCGATGATCTGGTGGGCGATGCGATCGATCACGCGGCCCACGTCGGCCGCGTCGAGCAGATCGCGGGCCGGTGGGCCGGACGGTCGCTCTCCCGGGTGATCCGGGTGCGAGACAGGTGTCATTGCGGACCTCCTTCCCCGCCTCACGGGACGGGTCGTTAAAGGATGTCGACCGCTCGAACCGTAGCAGTCCGGGCCGTCATTTACCCAGTTGGCCAATCGACCCTTGACCGACGGTGGTATTTCCCCGTACGGTCACGCTCCGTAGTCATGGGGAGATACGATGATCCAGTGGGCCGTGTGCCCACGGACGTACGCGACGGGAGCAACCGAGGATGAGCAGTGAATACGCGAGGTCGCTCGGGGCGCGCCTGCGGGCCATCCGCACGCAGCAGGGGTTGTCGCTGCACGGTGTGGAGAACAAGTCCGAGGGCAGGTGGAAGGCCGTCGTCGTCGGATCCTACGAGCGCGGTGACCGTGCGGTGACCGTGCAGAAGCTGGCCGAGCTGGCGGACTTCTACGGCGTACCGGTCAGCGAGCTGCTGCCGGAGGCCCGCCAGTCCTCGGCCGCCGGGCCGTCGGAGCGGGTCGTGATCGACCTCGAGCGGCTGGGCCACCTGCCGGCCGCGCACGTGGGTCCGCTGGCACGCTATGCCGCCGCGATCCAGAGCCAGCGCGGCGACTACAACGGTCGCGTGCTGTCGATCCGCGCCGAGGATGTGCGCTCGCTGGCGATCATCTACGACCTGTCCCCCGGCGAGCTCACCGAGCGCCTGATCGCCTGGGGTGTGCTGACCTCCGACGCCCGCGACGCCGTCGCGGAGTAGCCGGTCAGCCGCCGACCGGGCCGGGCTGCGGCTTGGCCCGGGCGATGCGGCCGAGCACGCCGTTGACGAAGCGCGGCGAGTCGTCGGTGGACAGCGTCTTGGCGAGCTCCACCGCCTCGTCGATCGCGACGCCGTCGGGCACCTCGTCGCGCCACATCAGCTCATAGACCGCGAGTCGCAGCAGCGTGCGGTCGACGGCGGGCATCCGGGCCAGGCTCCAGCCTTCGGCGTAGGTCGCGATGGTCTCGTCGATGCGGTCCCGCTCGCGGACCACGCCTTCGACCAGGGTGACCGCGTAGTCGGACACGGGCGGGTCGGCCGCGGCCACCCGTTCGGCGGTGGTGGACAGCGGGTCGGTGCCGCGCAGGTCGGACTCGTAGAGCAGGTCCAGCGCCCGCTTGCGGGCCTTACGACGGGCCGTCATCTAGCTGGACACCCTGCCGAGGTAGCGCCCGTCGCGGGTGTCGACCTTGACCTTCTCGCCGGTCCCGACGAAGAGCGGCACCTGGATCGTCGCGCCGGTCTCGAGGGTGGCCGGTTTCGTCCCGCCGGTGGACCGGTCGCCCTGCAGGCCGGGGTCGGTCTGGGAGATCGTGAGCTCGACGCTGGTCGGCAGCTCGACGTAGAGCGGGGTCGAGTCGTGCACCGCGATGGTGACCTCGGCGTTGTCCAGCAGGTAGTCGGCGCCGCCGGCCACGGTGTCGTCGGACACGTGCACCTGGTCGTAGGTCTCGGCGTCCATGAAGACGAAGTCGGCGCCGTCGCGGTAGAGGTAGGTCATCGACCGCTTGTCGACGGTTGCGACGTCGACGCGGACCCCGGCGTTGAAGGTCTTGTCGACCACCTTGCCGGTCAGGACGTTCTTCAGGGTCGTCCGGACGAACGCCCCGCCCTTGCCCGGCTTCACGTGCTGGAACGCGACGACGTTCCACAGCGCGCCGTCGAGATCGAGGGTCATGCCGTTCTTCAGTTCGTTCGTGGTGGCCACGGGGATGCGTCTCCTACAGGACGAGTAGGTCCTTGGTCGTCATGGTGAGCAACTCGGGTCCGGATGACCGGACGACGAGCGTGTCTTCGATGCGGACACCGCCCCGGCCCTCGAGATACACCCCGGGCTCCACGGTCACCGGCATCCGATCTTCCAGTTTACCCGTGCCGGTCGGTCCGAGGCCGGGCGCCTCGTGGATCTCCAGGCCGACACCGTGGCCGAGGCCGTGCCCGAAATGCTCGCCGTGTCCGGCCGCGGCGATGACCTCCCGGGCCGC
It encodes:
- the pyrR gene encoding bifunctional pyr operon transcriptional regulator/uracil phosphoribosyltransferase PyrR; amino-acid sequence: MTPVSHPDHPGERPSGPPARDLLDAADVGRVIDRIAHQIIEKTSGAQDTALVGIPTRGAPLARRLAARIRAFTGIEVPVGSLDVTLYRDDLRLRGVRPLEPTAEPAGGVDGTLVVLVDDVLFSGRTVRAALDALGELGRPRAVQLAVLVDRGHRELPIRADYVGKNIPTAVDESVHVRLAEVDGVDGVSLGGPDRGGLR
- a CDS encoding transcriptional regulator; the encoded protein is MSSEYARSLGARLRAIRTQQGLSLHGVENKSEGRWKAVVVGSYERGDRAVTVQKLAELADFYGVPVSELLPEARQSSAAGPSERVVIDLERLGHLPAAHVGPLARYAAAIQSQRGDYNGRVLSIRAEDVRSLAIIYDLSPGELTERLIAWGVLTSDARDAVAE
- the nusB gene encoding transcription antitermination factor NusB; this translates as MTARRKARKRALDLLYESDLRGTDPLSTTAERVAAADPPVSDYAVTLVEGVVRERDRIDETIATYAEGWSLARMPAVDRTLLRLAVYELMWRDEVPDGVAIDEAVELAKTLSTDDSPRFVNGVLGRIARAKPQPGPVGG
- the efp gene encoding elongation factor P; this translates as MATTNELKNGMTLDLDGALWNVVAFQHVKPGKGGAFVRTTLKNVLTGKVVDKTFNAGVRVDVATVDKRSMTYLYRDGADFVFMDAETYDQVHVSDDTVAGGADYLLDNAEVTIAVHDSTPLYVELPTSVELTISQTDPGLQGDRSTGGTKPATLETGATIQVPLFVGTGEKVKVDTRDGRYLGRVSS